CAATTACCCCGCCAATAAAGCGGGGTGACATTCTGATGAATTATTCACCAAAGTGATATGGTTTTTCTACTGGCAATAGGCTGTATGCGGTATCGAGATCACCATTAGCAATACAAGCATCTATTTTATGTACCTTATCCGTAATATCCGAAATATTCACAATCCACTCTTTACAATATTTTTCAACTGCTTGATTTCGCAAACCAATTTGGATGGTGCGATAACTGAGCCGATTAAGATAAATATCACGTTCAGGATCCCACTGAATGCGGATATTACTGGTTTCTGACGCTTCTTTCCAAGCTTCAGCACTAGTATAGCGGTCTGGGTCAAAATGACTCACAACACCTTGAGTCAGCATCTCTTGAAAACCTTCATGTGTAATATCAACCGCAAGAATAGAAGCTTGATTAGCGTCTTTACGTCCCCAACCAGAACGGTACATCATCCAAAGAAAGGAAGGTTTTACCCAAGTCATACGGGTCATACTAAAAGGGGGCGAAACAAATGTTCCGTTTGCGACTGCGCTCTGAGCAATAGTATTAGAATAGGCTTGATAAACACGAACAAAATCATTCGTATAATATGCCCTTACTTCACACTCAGGACATCGGTCAACATCATCGTTCATCTTTCTTTAATATCCTTTTATATTAATAAAATGGAACTATCCGCTTAAATTATGAGCCTCTGATCGCAGATAATCAAGAGCCCTTATTTTTGTTAAAGCTCTATCAATAGAGTAGCGCGCATTTATAAAAGTAAAAAAAAGAATAACAATAAAACGAGCAGACTAATGTTCCTATTGTGTTTTATTTATACAGTGATGAGTCAATTTATCTTGCTAATCTACTCACAAAGTGAGGCGAATAAGCGATTTAATTGACTCACTGGGTAGAAATTAGGCGCTCGATAAGCTGTGTTTTTATTAATGCAGGGGATTTAATTACGGTGCCTGCTATCTTTGCAGACATGATTTCAAAGGCTTTTTCGACCAATAAAGCCTCATCTTGCTTCATTGACCACACGTTATTAGGTAAAAAGCTCAACATCACATGATCATCGAATGTGCCAATATGGAGGTGAGCAGGAATAACACCTTCGTGTTGACGAATAACACTCAATAGACCTTCAAGAATAGGCAGTGATGAGGCAATAAAATGAGTCGGTATTTTCTGATGTTGCTCTAAATACTGTTTCATCATTTGTTCGCCATCTTTGGTCGTATTATGTTCTGCATAAGAGACCGTTACACGGCTATCATCGCCATAATGCCCTTTTATCGCTTGTACATAACCTCGTAAGCGCGCTGCAATCGTAGGCAATAACGCATCTCCCGCAAAAAAATGGATTGGCGCATCTAGCTTTATCATTGCTCTTGTCAGTTGAGCCCCACTGTCGCAGTTATCTGATGCTACACAAATAGCATCACTCACAGAAAAATCTCTATCTAAGAAAACGAGGGGTTTTTGACGGTGTTTCACATGGTGTAACTGATTTTTTCGACTGGATGAAACAATAAAAATGCCATCAACATTGCGTTCATCCATTGATTTAACAAGTTTATTTTCATTTTTGATATCACCATAGGTACAGCTAATTGTTAGCTGACAACCAATTTGGTGACAATGCATCTCTAATTTTTCAGCCAAAGCAGCAAAAAACGGGTTAGAAAGACGAGGAATAACCAATCCGTAGGTATCTGTTTTATTCAGCTTTAAGCTTCTTGCCGCATGATTGACGGTATAACCAAACACCTCAACATAGTCTGCTATCTTTTTTTGTGTTTTTGCACTGATCCGGTATTGATCACCTTTGCCATTTAATACCAATCTGACTGTGGTAATAGACAAATTCAGGTCATTTGCAATCTGTTCAACTGTTTTTGCCATTAATATTCCATCATTGATATGGTCCTCATCGTAATGATGAGGACCAGTTAACCTTTACTGAGCAGGCTTAGCTCGGCATTTCTTCCACATTGCTTTTAACGAAGGCCCTATAATTGGTAGGATCAACGTCAGTATCGCAATACCTAAGAATGTCGCTGTAATTGGGCGAGTATACAGAATTGATAAGTCGCCCTGAGACATCATTAAAGCACGACGTAAGTTTGATTCAGCCATCGGTCCTAAAATAATCCCGATAACTACAGGAGACATGGAAAAGTCGAGCTTTATCATAATATAAGCTAACAATCCCGCCCCCATCATTACAAACACATCAATGATGCTATGGTTTACAGAATAAGCACCTACACTACACAATACAAAGATAATAGGCACTAATACACGGCGTGGCACATCCATTACTCGAACAAAGAGTTTCATACATAAGAAACCTAAGATACCGAGGAAAATATTCGCCATCATCAAGCCAATAAAGATACTGTTTACTTCAACGGGATTGTCTGTAAAGAGCTGAGGCCCCAATGCCAATCCTTGAACCATAAACGCACCCATAATAATGGCGGTTGCACCATCACCTGGAATACCTAAGGTCATTAACGGCACCATAGTTCCGCCTGTGACGGAGTTTGCACCCGCTTCTGGCGCAGAAACACCTTCTGGTGAACCGTGACCAAACTCTTCAGGGTGTTTAGACCAACGCTTTGCTTCGTTATAAGAGATAAATGATGAAATATCTCCGCCCGTTCCCGGAATTGCACCAATCGTTGTACCAATGGCAGATGAACGAAAATAAGTTGGTAATACACGTTTAAAATCAGCCCATGTTGGTAAGACTCGGTGAATACGTGCGTTAATTTTTTCGTTCTTCTTCTGCTTACGTTCACGGTACTCTTCTTCAAAGCTAATAAGTCCTTGAGAGAAAGCAAACAAACCAACCAAGATAGGAATAAACGAAACACCACCCATTAAATAAACGGTATCAAAGGTAAAACGAGGTCCTGACGTCATCGGATCAAGCCCTATGGTCGCAATCGCTAAACCAATTGCTCCACCCATTAATCCTTTCACAATCGATTGCGATGATACACTGGTAATAATACTTATGCCAAATACTGCGAGCGCGAAATACTCAGCTGCAGAGAAACCTGTTGCTACTTTTGCCAATTGAGGTGCAATTACAATCAAGGCAATCGTACTAAAGATCCCTCCAAACATGGAGCCCATTGTGGATAACCCCAGAGCTCGCCCTGCTTCACCCTTTTTCGCCATTGGATAACCATCCAAGACTGTTGCAGCAGAGGCCGGAGTACCTGGTGTACTAATCAATATCGCGGTAATTGAGCCACCATAAACGGCACCACAATACATTCCTAGCAGGAGTAATATCCCTGTCATTCCTTGGAAGGAGTATGTTAATGGGAGTAGCAATGCAATTCCCATATTCACTGTTAAGCCAGGTAATGCGCCGATAATAATACCCGCGAATACCCCTAACAGGATCATCGTTATCGTTTCCAGACTGAAAACGACCATTAAAGCGTCTAATATTTCCATCTCAAAGCTCCTTTACCGCTTACTCAAAAAAGACGGAGGTTGGCAGAGGTGAATTAAAGATAATGTCAAAGAAGACATAAACGGCGGCGACCATCACGACGGGAATAACGACCAACGCGATAGGTTTTCTTTCATTCATCAGCCACATAATGACCGGGATAAGAAGCAATGACGGAATAATAAAACCAAAAAAATGTAAGCCCGCGGCATAGACCAACATAAAGATGCCTAAACCATAAGCGCGTTTAACTGCGGTAGAACTTAGGTCAACAGACTTGTGCACGTGTTTGATTTTATCAACCACAATACTAATCCATTGAAAAATCCCCAGTAAAATAAATAAGATGGCTAAACCGTAAGGCCAAAAACGTTCTCCTGGTACACCATAATCATCAAACATGCTCATATCACGGGAGAGATAGATAATAAGTGCCCCGAAAGCCACTGAAATCGCACCGATGATTGTATTGATTTTTGTCATGTCGGGATCTCCCCGACCCTACCTGCCGTAACAGGTAGGGTGGTTTATAGTAATAGAAAAGTTATTTTTTCAGGGTTGTTGAAATTAACTCAGCATACATCTCGTGGTCTTCTTTCATCATTTGGTAAGCATCGTCACCAGTGATAAATACAGGCATAATACCTTGTTTTTTCAGTGCTTCTTGATATGCAGGTTTTTGAACTACTTCAGAGAATGCATCCACTAACTCTTTCTTCACATTATCAGGGACATTAGCGGTTGTTGCTAATACAGCCCAAGCACGCATTTTTACGTTAGTGTCTAATTTCAGTGCTTCTTTGAAAGTTGGTACAGCTGGGAATAATGGGAAACGACGTTCATCCATTACACCAAGAACACGTAAAATACCCGCATCAACTTGAGATTTAACCGCACCTGGTGTGGTTAATACGCCATCAATATGATTACCTACTAATGCTGCGATTGAAGGACCGGTGCCTTCGTTATAAGGGATGTGGTTAAATTTAGTACCAGTAGTACGCTCGATATTAACACCAGCTAAGTGATAAATAGCACCCATACCAGAGTTACCTACTTTCAGTTTACCCGGATTCGCTTTCGCGCCATCGATAAACTCTTGTAACGTGGTGTAAGGTGATTCGGCATTAACAACTAATACCACGGGATCGGCAATGGTTGTTGCGATTGGGGTAAAGTCTTTATAAGTAACTGGTGATTTCCCTTGGTGTGGGAACATCGCCAATTCAACGGTTGTCATCACTAATTTTGTGCCATCTGGGCGCGCATTAGCAACTTCAATCAGGCCAGTTAAACCATTACCAGCAGGCTTATTCACAGGAACGAAGATACGTCCAGCTGGCATCACATCTTTTGCAAATTCAATGATAGTACGAGCAGAAGTATCAGTACCACCGCCCGGATTTTTCGGGATGACAACATCAATATTTTTTGTAGGATACGTTAACTGTTGGGCAACTGCATTCCCCATGCCCAGTGTCATCGTAATCGCCAACGCTGCGAGTAGACTCTTTTTCATAAAACCCTTTCTCCACATTTTTATTGAGTAGCCATTAATTGCTGATAAACAATGTTTTTTCGATTCCAAGTAAAGGTCACGTGTAGGGTATTGTTTTCAGCAATAATAGCCGGATATGAAAATTCGCCTTCCCCATCGAGTAAATCGAATGGTTCAGACCAAGTACTGCCATTATCGGATGAAAGACTGACAGAGATGGGATAACGACGACTCCAGTTACCTGAATTCGGGTTATACACCAATGCCAGTTGACCATCTGCGAAGGAGACGACATCAATGCCGCTATTATTATTTGGTAATATTGTTGCATAAGCCGGACACCAACTGCGCCCATAATCCGTTGAATCGCTACGATAAATAGTACCGCGCGTACTCCGCATCATGGCATGCACATGCCCTGGCTGGGATTCCCATAGTGTTGGCTGTATCACGCCATCCCATTGAAAAACGCGTTGTAGATCAGTCTCCCATAAGGCATCGTCCTTTAAACCTTGCCAAATTTCATGTTCCGCCTGCTCACCTTTATGGTGTTCAATTGGAATATCCACTCGCAACCAGTGTTGACCGTTGTCACTCGATATATCGACAAACGCATCCCAGAATTGGTCATCCTCAACCGATCCTGGTGCCAGCCACTCGCCATTCGACATTACTAATACTTTGTTCTTCACAGGACCTCTAGGTGCTACATCACCAGAAACCAATTCACTCGGTAAACCCCAGCTATTTCCGCCATCCTTCGAGATAACGTATTGGGTCACCCAACTATGTACATCGGGACCCGTTTTATAAAACAGCCAGATATTACCTGTTGATGGGTCAACATGTAAAACTGGATTCCAGTGCGCAACACCCGGATTTTTAACAACAGGTTGAGCGTGCTGCCAATGTTCACCCTCTTTTATCGCCAGCCAGATAGCAGTATTACCACTACCTTCTTTATCGCCAGCAAAAAAAGCGGTTAACAAACGCTCAGAGTTAGGCACACGCGCAATCGTTGAAGCATGGCAGTGATTAAAAAGTGAATGTGCGTTATCAAGCACAAACTGGGTTTCCTTCATCACGAAAGGCATATTCCTACTCCTGTGTCCTAAATTAATCTAACGAAAGCCATTTTTTCATGTTTTCACCCAATGCAGTCATGCTATTGACGGCAGAAGGGAAAAATGAGTTTTCAAACTGACTGCTATTACGGGAACGGCAGACCAGAGTGCTGAAGTTACCAATTAGGCGCTGATGATATTTAGCGCATGCTGGATAATCCAGTGTTTCGGTCATCGCTGCTGTTGATAAATAATCAGCTAATACTGCAGCCTGCTCAGGTTTATCCTTCCAATTTTCATAAAGCCAAACATAAAGCTCTGGATGGAAGTTAGCCATAACACCGCTATATGCCTGACATCCCGCTTGGAATGATGCTAATAACGTTTGACTGTTCGCATTGGCTAAGTGCAAGCGAGTTCCTTTTGATAATGCCAAACGGCGCTCTATCATTGGTAGAGAACAGCAGGTATCTTTAATAAAAGTAAAGCGATTACTTTGCGCACACCACTCTACAATCTCTTCAGATAACAAGCGTTTGTAAGGATGAGGACATTCATAAATACCTAAATCAATCTCTTTCGGTACCACATTGGTTAAGACTTGCAGTGTTTCCAGCGCTTTATCATCTGACTCACCAACAAGCGCTAAGCGATTACTGATCATAATGACGCCATCGACACCTGTACCTGCCATTGCCTGCAATTGTTCTTTTTGCTGACTTAATGCGGTTGCAGTATGACCAGAAGCCACTACAGGTACTCTTCCATCTGCTTTTTCAACGATAAAGCGAGTAAGTGCTTGAGTTTCGTCATCACTTAAATAAAACATTTCGCTTGATTGGCAGGCAGCAAAGAGTCCATGTACACCAGAATCAATATACCAGTCTACAAGACGCTCTAACGACGCCCAATCAATCTCCCCTTTGGCATCAAAGGGAGTTAACATAACAGGCCAAACACCGACGTATTTTTGCTGACTCATCATCAATTCCTTACAGTAGGTTAATGGCATCACCTGCCACTTTTACTTGAATACCTTGAGTCAATGCTTGAGCAACAAAGGCTTTAAGCACAAACGCCAATTTATCTTCATCAATGTAAGCCACCGTAATGTGATTACTTTGATGTCCTGCCATAAGGTCATCACGCGTTACGCCATCTAACGTACAGTTTAATAATGGCCATTCGTAGTTGGTTGCTCTACGGCGACGTTCAAATTCTGCTTCAGGTAATTCTACCGCCACACCTGTACCGATATGCATAATCACATCAGTACCTTCATAATGTGCACGACCCCATAACAAGCGCCCTGCTTTACCTTGACCTGCGATAGTTGAACCTCCTTTAGGGAAGAACATCGCTGGCTGACGATAACCTGTTGCACCTTTTAAGCCACCTTTGAGGTGTTCAAAAGGAACCGATCCTGAAATCTCCATATCCCAGTAGAATGTTCCTTCGTACTCACTACCCCAACGAATATCATGCAATGTGGTTTCTGCTGGTAATCCTAATGATGTTAATAAACGCCATAACATCGTTTGAGGAATAGCCGTCCCCATATCCACTTCATTGATACAAGGAATTGGCGTGTTAGGGCAGATAATCTCGCCGTTTTCATCTGGTAGTGGGAAACGTGCTGTTGAACCAATAGCACCTTCGGCAAAGTCAGACGCTGGACAACAATCTTTTAAGCCCTGCTGATATTGCACACCCACCGCAGTTAAACCAAAACGTTTTACGAAACGCGCCATTGCAATCATCATGGCGCACTGCTCCATCACCTGCTCACGAGTGAGTTCAGTTTTGTCATCTTGACCAAACATAAACGTCATTCCGTTATCTTCGTACCACTGTAAACATGCCTCTCTTAATTCTGTTGGTACTTTGGCCATTTCGACCAGTAACGCAGATTGAGAAAGGGATTCAATTGGCATACCAATATTGATCATGGCCTGTTGTGGGAAGACCCCGTTAATCATTCCCATACAGAATGTATCGAACAAACCTATTATTTCTTTATTTTTAATTATATATTCGCCGACTTTACGACCCACTTCGCCAGCTTCTGTCGCCATTACCCTGTGTGTTGGCGCAATATCTGTAAGATAGCTAAGCTTATGATTTACATAACCATATTTTAACCAAGTCGCTAAGCCATCTACAAAGAATTCATCACCAAACTCTTCTGACCATAAACGTGAATAATTTTTACCTAAACTGGTCATCGTTCCTGCTAAACACAACATTCCTACCAGACCTGGCCATGTACCATCAAAGTTAGCCAGCAGTAAAATAGGACCACGATGGTGTGCTAATGAAGAGGCAATATGGTGCGAATATTGCCATGCTGTTAATAACACGATAACCGGTGCATCAGGATCGATAGCGGCAAACATGTCACAACCTTCACGTTGACTACTGATAAAACCATGACCGCGAGCTTCATTAATTTCATGAGCACGCTTCATTTTGTAACCTTGGGCTTCTAATGCCGCGGCCAGTTTATCTTCAAATTTTTTCTGTACAGGCCAGCACGTTACGTTTGCAGGCTCACGTAAGTCTGCGTTAGTGACCATCAAGATCTCTTTCTGACCTGCTGTGATGGTTGTCGGTAATTTTGGTAGATTTAAGTTCAACATAAGATATCCCTGGTAAGGTAAACTTGGTTCATAATCGGAAAAATTAGAGGTCAACAATCTGACATCATTTCGTTATAACGCTGCTGATCTTGATACATCTGCAAATAAACTTGATATTTAGCTTGATGGAAGGCGAACGTGTCGCTATCTGGTGTGATAATGCCACCTTCTCTCACCATTGCACTGGCAGCTTTTGAGAAATCATCAAAGGCTTTACAAGCTACAGCACCTAGTAATGCAGCCCCTAAATTCACGGCATCTTCTTCTTGTGCTAAATGAATTTCACGGCCTGTCGCATTGGCATATTCGCGTAACCACAATGGATTTTTCGTCGCGCCACCGCACATCACGATGCGATTGATTTGATGCCCAGCATCTTCAAGTGTGTCGATAATATGGCGTGTGCCATAAGCAATAGATTGCAGTGTCGCAAGATAATAACGCGCCAATGCAACACGACCACTTTCCAGCGTTAACCCGCTTACCATGCCTTTTGCAGCAGGATTGGCGCGCGGAGAACGATTGCCATGATGATCAGCTAAAACATGAAACTGTGTGGTTGGATATTGTTCATTCTCTTCCAATTCAGCGACAGCTTCGTTTAATAAGGCATAGTAGTTAACGCCTTTTTCATTCGCTTCTTGCTCTAATTCAGCCCATGATTCATGACGGCGGATAGACCATTCAACTAACGCACCAGCAGCACTTTGACCACCTTCGTTTAGCCATAACTCGGGTAACATCGCGCCAAAGTAAGGTCCCCAAACGCCGGGTACCATAATGGGATATTGGCTCACAATCATGTGACAGTTAGACGTACCACTGATAATTGCCAAACTCCCTTCAGGTTGTGATGCCGTTAATGCCAAGCCACCCGCATGTGCGTCAATAATGCCTGAAGCAACAATGACACCCGTGTGCAAGCCAAACGCATTGGCAACCGATTCATCTAAACAACCCGCTTGTTCACCTAATGCCAGAATGGTTTGTGGTACTTTTTCTAATAATTCATCCAAACCAACATCGGCTAACAAACTCTCACTAAATTGTCCCTGATGTGCTAAATAGTTCCATTTACAGGTTAATGTACAGGTACTTGCCACATCTCCTGATGTCGCTTTCCAAACTAAAAAATCAGCTAAATCAAAGAATCGCCATACATCTTGATAACGCTCTGGGTAATGATTTTTTAACCACAGAATTTTTGGCAATTCCATTTCAATACTCACTTCACCACCGACATATCGCAGTGAAGGATCATTGGTCAGATTAATTGTGACTGTTTCTTGTACAGCCCGATGATCCATCCACATGATGATATCTTGTTCAGCGTTACCACTTGGCGAAACCGAAAGTCCTTTACCTTCTTTATCCACAGCAACTAAAGAACAAGTGGCATCAAAACCAATAGATTTCACATGGATAGGATCAATAGCAGATAACGCCACCGACTCTTTTACGGTAGTGCAAACCTGCTGCCAAATATCGGTGGACGATTGCTCAACGAAATCCGTTTTAGGACGGAATTGAGCAATAGGGCGAACAGAAAAGCCTAAACGCTTTCCATTGCTATCAAATACCGCTGCACGGACACTGGCTGAGCCAACATCAACGCCAATAAAATATTGTTGTTCCATGCGAACCCTCATCATTTGCTAACGCTATGCTAATTTTTGCTACTTCGAGTTAGCAAGTTAATTCGAGCATGATGAAAAAACAATCACAATAAGATTGGTTTGTGATGTAGATCTACATCAATAATTTAATTGATTGATTTTAATGATAATTTATTTATTTCACTTTATTAACAATTAAAATGAAATACTGAATCGATTATGTTCGTTATAAATATTACGAACATTTAATTAATGTCTGAGTAAAAATACTTATAAAAATATTAATTGGTTTATCATAAAATGATTTTATTAAAGGGTATCTCACTAATTATTAAAATATTATTCAAAAAAGAGTAATACACTAAAAATAATCATCTTCCTATTGTTATAACTTCCCATTGTTTTATTTTTAATAAGTTAATTTAAATTTATACATTCATTTTTGGAGCATTTGATCATGTTGAAAAATATTGCTGTCAGTCTCTCTCTACTACTTATTTCCTCTTCTGCTTTTTCAGCGACATTAGCAGAAAAAGAATTACACCAAAAATTTGAAGATAATATTCAATCTCGTGTTGTTGATTTAAATAAAAGCTGCGATGCCAATATAAAAGTTGCTTTTGATTGGTCTGCATTTACTGCTGATGATTTAAAAACAATAGGAGTTGATAGTTATTGTAGTGAGGGACTAAAAGGTGTAATAAATACCTGTGAAAGCTCTAAAATTGCACAAGAAACAATAAAAGAAAAAATACAGAATATTACCTGCACTAAAACAACGCCTCGTAGTATTGAACTCAAAGAAGGTATGCTAAATTTCGGTATTGATTTCAATGCCTCAAATGATGCAAAAGCCGTTCAAGAACACTTAATGAATAATCTCTAAATAGATTAAATTCAGCAAACAGCAATACTTAAAAGTATTGCTGTTTATTAATTAGATAACAGATTGAATAAGTTTTTTAGAATAATCATGCGTAACATTACCTAAGTTATTTATCTCACATAATTCAATCTTCTTACCTTGTAAAAAGAACATGACTTTATCGCAAAAGTAAGCAACTGTTTGAATATCATGACTAATAAAAAAATAAGATAATTGGAATTCATCTTTTAACTGTTTTAATAAATCTAATATCTGTACTTGAGTAGGAATATCTAACGAACTAAGCGCTTCATCTAATACAATTAATTTAGGGTAAGAGGCTAATGCACGACATAAACATACGCGTTGTGCCTGCCCACCTGACAGTTCATAGATATAACGTTTATAACAATTTTTAGGTAATCCTACTTTATCTAAAAAAGCAAAAATAAGCTTTTCTAATGCCTGATGATGAATACTTGGAGCCACTATTTTTACTGGCTCAGCAATAATTTCGCCAACCGTTAATGTGGGATTAACGGATGTTGTATAATCTTGGAAAACAATACTAATAATACCTTGGCGATGAAGTCGTTTTGTCACTGATTTATTATTCAAATAGATAGCGCCACTATCGGGTAATTCTAATCCACAAATTAAACGTGCTAAGGTGCTTTTACCACTGCCACTTTCCCCCACTAAACCAAAAGTTTCTTGGGTATTTATATTAAAAGAAAGAGCGTCAATGACCTTCGCTTTTTCACCGAATAAAGTGTTATTTCTTTGAGTATAAAACTTACTGATATTCTCAACGTTTAATAACATAGCGTCTCTTTTATTATGATGATATTAATATGTTTTTTTATTAATCAATTGCTCGAAACGTAATGAAAGCTGTCGCCGTGCATTTATTAAATAACGCGTATATTCCTGCGTTGGAGATGTTAAAACGGTTGTTTTATCACCAAACTCAACCATTTCCCCCCCTAGCATCACGACAATATCATCAGCAATTTCATTAACGAGCCCTAAGTCATGGGAAATAAAAATCAGTGTTGAGTGGTGAGTCGTTACGACATGCTGGAGCAATTTTAAAATCTCTCGACGAAGAGGTGCATCAAGTGCCGTTGTCGGCTCATCTGCAATTAATAGTTTCGGTGATAAGGCAAGTGCAATCGCAATCATCACACGTTGTAATTGCCCACCACTTAATTGATAAGGAAATGCTTGCATAATAGAGTGAAATTTATGAGGAAATACATGAGATAATGCTAACTCAGTTTCTTCTACAGCTTGCTTTTTAGAATAGGAAAAATGGTAGATTAAAGTTTGGCTAATTTGCTTGCCTATTTTCATCAAAGGATCAAACGCACTCATGCCATTTTGAACAATCAAGCCTAAAGATGTTCCCAATAAAGCTCGACGTTGAGAAAATTCCTCACCACTAATTTTCTTTCCATCAAAGAAAATCTCCCCTGACATGACTAATTGTTCAGGCAGTAATCCCATAATGGCTTTACTAATGACACTTTTTCCACTACCACTTTCTCCGACAATCGCTAATGTACGTCCTTGCTTTATCGAGAAAGAGACATTATCAATCAGCTTTTTTCCGCTTTCTTGATGAGTAATAGAAACATGCTCAAGTGTCAGTAAGTTGTTCATGCTTTTCTCCTACTGACTGGCGATTATCCGGATCAAACACATCACGTAAAAAATCACCCCAAAAATTAAATGCGGTAACAACAAGGGTAATTGCAATGCCTGCGGGTAACATTTGCTCTGGGTGTAATACCATGACATTTTTTGCTTCACTAAGCATATTTCCCCATTCTGGCGTCGGTGGTTGTACACCTAATCCTAGAAAAGAGAGCGCCGAGATCATTAAAATAACACTACCGATATCGGTTGATGCTAAGACAATAGTTTCAGCAAAGGTAACGGGTAATAAATGACGTCGTAAAATATGGTGAGAAGGTGCACCAATCACCTGTGCATATGCAATGTAATTACGATGGGAATATTGGCGAACAACCCCTCTGATCATTCTGGCATACCACGCCCATTTCACTAAAATAACGGCAATTAAGATATTACCAATACCCGGCCCCATTATTCCCACTAATGCTAAGATCATAATTTCTGCAGGAAATGACAAAACCACATCACATAATCGCATAATCAAGGTGTCTGTTTTTCCATGGAAAAAACCAGCTAACATGCCCATTAACCAGCCAATAATTAATGTCACGCTCATGGCTAATAAGGCATAAAATACCGTCGTTCTTACACCAAACAATAATCTTGAAAAGATACAGCGCCCTAAATTATCCGTACCTAATGGATAATCAAAACTCATAGGCTTAAATTTCAAACGTATTGAAGTTAAAGTGGGATCATGCGGTGCTAACCAAGGAGCCAATATTCCTGCAATAACCACAATAGAGATCACCAATAAACACAATTGTGCACTTTTGTCTTTTGCAAGTCGTTGCCAAAATAGTTGCCGCATGATTATCTCCTTAACCGCGGATCAGCCATCATTTGAATGACGTCCATCAAAAAGTTAAAAAAGAGAAATAGCAATGACATCAATAAAATATAGGCCTGTATCATCGGATAATCACGACCAAATAT
This portion of the Proteus vulgaris genome encodes:
- the opp1C gene encoding nickel/cobalt ABC transporter permease → MRQLFWQRLAKDKSAQLCLLVISIVVIAGILAPWLAPHDPTLTSIRLKFKPMSFDYPLGTDNLGRCIFSRLLFGVRTTVFYALLAMSVTLIIGWLMGMLAGFFHGKTDTLIMRLCDVVLSFPAEIMILALVGIMGPGIGNILIAVILVKWAWYARMIRGVVRQYSHRNYIAYAQVIGAPSHHILRRHLLPVTFAETIVLASTDIGSVILMISALSFLGLGVQPPTPEWGNMLSEAKNVMVLHPEQMLPAGIAITLVVTAFNFWGDFLRDVFDPDNRQSVGEKHEQLTDT